The genomic window AGCTGGCCCGCGAGTCCGCGCTCGAGGGCCTGCACTACGTCAACGCGGCGCGCGAGATCATGGGCATGGATCCGGGCCCGGAGCTGCCCCCGCTGGAAGGCCAGCGCAAGGCCGGCAAGGTCACCGAGCGCCGTACGGTCGACGCCGGCGGCCAGGAGATCACCGCCTCCCCGTACGCCTCCGACGAGACCCCGAACTACTACCCCGGCGGCACGGTGGCCGGCCGCCCGGTTCCGGCCGGCTGGTACTCCCGCCCGTGGTGGGCCGACGCCATGGCTACCGGCGTGTGGATGATGGGGTATTCCATGATGTTTAACGCCATGTTCGCGGGCATGGCCGGTGTCGGCTACTCCGGCGAGGAGGCCGCCGCGGGCGACTTCAGCGACGGCGGTGACATGGGAGATGCCGGCGATGCCGGCGATATGGGCGACGGCGGCGACATGGGGGATGCTGGCGATATGGGCGGCGACGGCGATGGCCTGTTCGACGGGGGCATCTTCGACGGCGGCCTGCTCGGCGGCGACGGCTTCGACTTCGACTTCTAAGCCGAAGCGTCCGCACAAAGGCGCCGGGGAGAAGCACTTGTAGTGGTGCTCTCCCCGGCGCCTTTCGTCTGACTAGAGGAGCCTAGCTAGCTGGCTTAGGCCTCCGGTATCTCCGGGGCGATCCCGGTGCGCTCGTAGTCGGCCAGGATGTCGATCCGGCGCTGGTGGCGCTCCGCGCCCGACCACTCCTGATCCAGGAAGGCGTCCACGATGTCTAGGGCCTGCTCCGGGGTGTGCATGCGGCCGCCGATGCCGATGAGCTGGGCGTTGTTGTGCTCACGGGCCAGGCGCGCGGTCTCTTCCGACCACGCCAGGGCGCAGCGCGCGCCCTCGACCTTGTTGGCTGCGATCTGCTCGCCGTTGCCGGAACCGCCCAGCACAATCCCCAAGGAACCCGGGTCGTTGACCGTCCGCTGGGCCGCCTCAATGCAAAACGCCGGGTAGTCATCCTCCGGGTCGAAGGTGTGGGCGCCGCAGTCGATGACCTCGTGGCCGGCGTCGGACAAGTGCTGTGCAATCAGGTTTTTGGTTTCAAAACCTGCGTGATCTGCTCCTAGGTATACGCGCATAATCTTTATCCTACCGCCGGGCCTACTCGGCCGCCGGCATCTCGGTGCGGGTGCGCTTGAGTTCGAAGAAATAGGGGAACTCCGCGAGCTTCACGGCGGCATCGAAAAGCTCGCCGGCCTCCTCCCCGCGCGGGATGCGGGTGATGACTGGACCAAAGAAGGCGGTCTCGCCCAGCTTGACCACCGGGGTGCCCACGTCCTCGCCCACCGAGTCGATGCCCTCCTGGTGGAAGCGCTTCAGCTCCGCGTCGGCGTCGGTGGTGTTGGCTACCTCGGCGTAGGCCGCGTCCAGCCCGGCCTGATCGAGGGCCTGGGCGATTACCTCGTCGTAGGCGCCGTAGCCCTTCTTGCCGGCGTTGCCGTCGACGTGGACCAGCGTGCCCATCGCGGTGTAGAGCTCGTCGACCTTGGCGGGCTCCTGGGTGGCCACGCGGGCGAAGACGCGGGCCGGGCCCCAGTTAGCCTCCATGGCTTCCATGTACGCCGGGTCCAGGTCGCGGCCCTCGTTGAGCACGGACAGGGACATCGGCACGAAGGTGACCTCGATGTCGCGGACCTTCTCGGCCTCCTTGATCCACCGGGAGGTGGCCCAAGCGAACGGGCACGAGACGTCGAACCAGAACTTCACCTGCTGAGTCATGATCGTTTTTCTCCTAATTTCTAGAGGCTGTTGTAGTGGTTATGGGGATTCCGCGCGCCCCAGCCTAGGCGACGGCTAGGCTGGACCGTAGCCTAAAATTCACCGCCTAGGAGGTAAAACAGCTATGACCTCGACAAACCTGACTCGCGACGAGGCCCAGCATCGCTCGCAGATGCTGCGAGTCAACCATTACGACGTCGCCTTGGACTTAACGCAGTCGGACACGCACTTCATCTCCACCACCCGCGTGGACTTTTCGTGCCTGCGCCCGGGCAGCACCTTCCTGGATCTGCGTGCCGAGGAGATCCTGGACGTGCGCCTGAGCGGAGCTCCCTTGCCGACTGCCGCCTACGATCCGGAGTACGGCATCCCGCTGTCCGGCCTGCAGGTCGCGGACTACACCGTCGAGGTCACCGCCCGCATCCCCTACTCCCGCACGGGCGAGGGCCTGCACCGCTTCGTCGACCCAGCCGATGACCAGCCCTACCTGTACACCCAGTTCGAGACCGCCGACGCCAAGCGGGTCTTCGCCTGCTTCGATCAGCCCGACCTGAAGGCGACCTACGATCTATCCTTCGCCGTACCGGAGGGCTGGCGGGTTATCACCAACGGGCCGGCCACCCAGCGCGGCAACACCTTTAGCTGCCACCTGGACTACCCGCTGTCGACCTACCTCATCGCCGTGTGCGCTGGGCCTTACGTCGAATTCACCGACACCTGGCGCGGACAGCTTTCCGCCCACCCGGAGGGCCAGCCCGCCCAGGACCTCGAGGTCCCGCTGGGCCTGTACTGCCGCCAGTCTTTGGCCGAGCACCTGGACCACGAGCGCCTGTTCACCGAGACCAAGCAGGGCTTCGACTTCTACCACCGCAACTTCGGCTTCGCCTACCCCTATGGCAAGTACGACCAGGTCTTCGTACCCGAGTTCAACGCAGGCGCCATGGAAAACGCCGGCTGCGTGACCATTCGCGACGAGTACGTCTTCGCCTCCCAGGCCACCCACTATATGTACGAGCGCCGTGCGGACACCATCCTCCACGAGCTGGCCCACATGTGGTTCGGCGACCTGGTGACCATGCAGTGGTGGAACGACCTGTGGCTCAACGAGTCCTTCGCCACCTGGTCCGCGGCCATCTCCCAGGCGGAGCAGACCCAGTACGACACGGCCTGGGTGACCTTCGCCAACGTGGAAAAGGCCTGGGCCTACCAGCAGGACCAGCTGCCCACCACGCACCCCATCTCCACGGACGCCTCGGACATCGAGACCGTCGAGCAGAACTTCGACGGGATTACCTACGCCAAGGGCGCCAGCGTGCTTAAGCAGCTGCAGGCCTACGTCGGCCGCGAGAACTTCTTCGCCGGCGTGCGCCGGCACTTCTCGGCGCACGCCTGGGCCAACGCCACCTTCGACGATCTCCTGCGCCACCTGACCGAGGCCTCCGGCCGCGATCTTTCCTTCTGGGCCCAGCAGTGGCTCAAGACCACCGGCGTGAACTCGCTGCGGGCCCGCTTTAACGTCACCGACGGCGCCTACACCGACTTCGCCGTCGAGCAGACCGGGGATACCCTGCGCACCCACCGCGTGGCCGTGGGGCTCTACCGGCTGGACGGCGGGAAGGTCACCCGCTACCAGCGCGTCGAGATGGACATTGACGGCGCCAGCACCGACGTCGCCGACCTGGTAGGCGCCCCAGCCGCGGACCTGGTCCTGGTCAACGACGACGATCTGACCTACGCACTGCAGGATCTGGACCCGGCTTCCCGCGACTTCGTGGTGGACCACATCGACAAGATCGCCGATCCGATGGCGCGCACCCTGTGCTGGTCGGCCGCCTGGGAGATGACCCGCGCGGGCAGCATGCGCGCCCGCGACTTCATCGCCCTGGTCGCCCGCGGCGCGGCCGCCGAGACCGAGCTGTCGGTCCTCGAGCGCATCCTCACCCAGGCCGTGCAGGCCCAGCTGCGCTACGCCGATCCCGCCTGGGCCAAGGACTCGTCCCTGCTGGCCGATGCCCTGGTAGCCGGCGCCCGCAGCGACGACGAGCAGCGCCGCCTGGTCTTCGCCAAGGCCCTGGGCACCCTGCCGCTGACCGAGGCCTCCCGCGACTACTTCCGCGAGGTTACGGAAACGTCCGAGGACAACGGCATGCGCTGGCGCGCCCTGGCCGCCCTGGTCGCCGACGGCGCCGGGGAGGACGCAGGCCAGCTCATCGATGCCGAGCTCGAGCGCGACAACTCCGCCACCGGCTACCAGGCCTCCCTCAAGGCCCGCGCCGCCGTCAACACCCCGGAGAACAAGCAGGCGGTCTGGCGCGAGCTCGTCGACGGCCAGCTGGGCAACCGCGACACCGGCTCGAAGCTGGCCGGCCTGGTCTTCCCCGGCGCGGAGGACAACCTGCCCAGCGAGGATTACTTCGAGGTGGCGGAGAAGATCTGGGACGGCCAGTCCCACGAAATCGCCCTGGCGACGGTCACCGGCCTCTTCCCCTCCTGGGACGTCAGCCAGGACACCGTGGATCGCGCCGAGGAATTCCTGCGCCGCGATCTGCCCACCGGGCTGCGCCGCGTGGTCACCGAACAGCGTGACCGCACCGCCCGCGCCGTACGCAACCGGGCGGTGGACGCCAGCTAACAGTATGGGCGTTACGCTGGGATTTTAGCAGATTTGGTCCCAAAACTACTAAGCGGCGAGCTGTGATTATTAGCTCGCCGCTTTCATTATGTCCGATTGTGTCCGCTTCGATAATATTTTTACTGTCCCCCTTGTTTGTTATTAGTGGAAAGGCACTTAGATGTTAGCCACTGTCCTCGCCCCGGACTCCGTCCTGGCGATCGTGCTGCAAGTGGCCATTATTCTTGTTGCCCTGGTGCTGGGTACCCGCTACGGCGGGCTCGGCCTGGGCCTGATTTCCGGTATCGGCCTGTTGCTCATGGTCTTCGTCTTCGGACTAGCCCCGGGCGAGCCGCCGGTATCGGTGATGCTGACCATCATCGCAGTCATCGGCTGCGCCGCAACCCTCCAACAGGCGCGCGGCCTCGAAGTCATGATGCAATTCGCCGAGAAGATCCTGCGCGCCCACCCGGAGCGGATCACCATTCTCGCTCCCCTGACCACATGGTTTTTGACCGTGCTCTGCGGTACCGGCCACGTCGTCTACACGATGTTCCCCATCATCGAGGACATCGCGCTGAAGAAGGGCATCCGCCCCGAGCGCCCCATGGCCGTGGCCTCCACCTCGGCCCAGATGGGTATTACCGCCTCGCCGGTCTCGGTCGCCACCGTCTCGCTGGCCTCCATCCTGGCCGAGCACGCCGGCGCCATCGACCAGGCCTACTCCATCCCGCAGATCCTCATGGTCGCCATCCCGGCCTCCCTGTCCGGTGTCATCCTGGCCGCCCTGTGGTCCCTGCGCCGCGGCAAGGACCTGGACAAGGATCCGGTCTTCCAGGAGCGTATGAAGGACCCCGAGTTCGCGGAGTCCATCAAGAACTCCAGCCACTCGCTCATCGGCGTGGAATTCCCCAAGGAAGCCAAGCGCTCCGTGGTGATCTTCCTGGTTGCCATCGTCTGCGTGGTCTTCCTCGGTGCCTTCGAATTCCTGCGCCCGCTCGTCCCGGGCGAGGACGGCGAGCTCTCGCCCGTGTCGATGAACCTGGTCATCCAGATGGTCATGCTGGTCGCCGGCGCCGTCATCCTGATGAGCTGCAAGGTCGAGCACAAAAAGATTGCCAGCACCCCGGTCTTCAAGGCTGGCATGACCGCGGTCTTCTCCGTCTTCGGTGTGGCCTGGATGGCGGACACCTTCTTCCAGGCGCACATCGATGCCCTGGAGGCCAGCCTCGGCGACGTCGTCGCCCAAGCCCCGTGGGCCTACGCCGTCGTGCTGATTATCGTCTCGAAGCTGGTCAACTCCCAGGGCGCGGCCCTGGTCGCCATCGCCCCAATCGGCCTGCAGCTGGGCATCGACCCAGCCGTCATCGTCGGCTTCTACGGCGCGGTATACGGCTACTTCATCCTGCCAACCTACCCGTCGGACCTGGCCTGCATCGGCTTCGACCGCACCGGCACGACCCGTATCGGCAAGTTCGTCATCAACCACTCGTTCATCATCCCGGGTTCCATCTCCGTGCTGACCTCGTGTGTGGTAGGTTCCCTGCTAGCGCAGGTGCTCCTCTAGCCCCCTGCGCGAGCCAGCGCCCGCCCCTAAATATCTAGGTGCAGCTCCGCGACGTCGCCGCGCAACGCCATCTCTGTGAAGTCCAGGGGGCGGCCGGCGGCGTCGAGTGCGCAGCGCTGCACCCGCAGAATCGGCGTGGTGCGCGACAGCCGCAGCGCCTTTTGTTCCACCGCGTTCGGCAGAGCCGGCTCCAAGGACTGCCGGTAGCTGGCCGGCTCCCGCCCGGCCCAGTGGGCCTGCAGATCTGACGCCGGCACGAAATGGCGGGAATATAGCGCCGGCGTCCCGTCGACGGTGTGCAGCCTTTTGACCGACCACACCCGCTCGGTCTCCGCAATCGCCAGCTATTCGGCCACGGCCGGCGGCACCTGCACGTGAGATTCCTCGAGCTCGTCATTGACGAGCTCGTTTTCGTCGTTACTCAGCTGCGCGCCCAGGTCCTGGACGCGGCTCAAATCCACCACCGGCGCCGTGGTGCGCACAAAGGTGCCGCCGGTGCGTCCGCGATAGCCAGGTACGCCGGTTTAGAACTGGGCTGGTTAGTCACAAATTAAGTTTAGCGCATGAATCTGCCCGAGTTGCTCGACCCACGCGGCCTACTCCACGCGCGGGCGCACCTGAATTTCGGTCAGCTGCGTGGTCGGGCCGGCGTCGACGACGGCGCGGATAGCGCGGGCTACCTCCACCGGGGCGATGACCTCTTCGCGGTTGTAGTCGGTCAGCCCCTGCAGCATCTCGGTATCGGTGGGCCCCGGCGCGACGGTGCTCACTCGGATGCCGTGCTCCGACTTGCGCAGCCCGTCGGCCAAGGCGTAGAGCGCGTGCTTGGTGGCCGCATAGACCACGTTGTCGCCGAAGCCGCCGCGGCCGGCTCCCGAGTTGATGAAGACCACGGTCCCGCCGGCCTGCTGCAGGGCCGGCAAAAGGCGCTGGGTCAGCATGGCTGGGGCCACCACGTTGATGGACAGGTGGCCTTCCCAGTCCTCCCGGCTGGCCGATGCCACCGAGCGCCGCTGCGCAATCGCCGCGGCGTGGACCAGCACGTCAACGCGGTCTAGATCCGGCAGGTCGAAGTCCTCGGTCAGGTCCGCGCGCACGCAGGTCACGCCGGGGCTTTCCAGCTCCGTCAGGCGCTCGGCGTTGCGGCCGATGGCCACGACGTGGTGGTCGCGGGACAGGTCCGCGACGATCTCGCGGCCCATCCCGCCGGTGGCGCCGGTGACGACTGCGGTCTTGGTCTGTTCTTGGTTAGTCATGCCGGCCAGTCTAGGCGCTCTAGCGGAAACGCCGGGGCACGTCCGGGGTACCCAGGGTCAGCATCAGGCGGTTCGCCCAGTTAAAGAAAGACGAGGAGTAGATAACGTCCAGGACCGCCTGGTCGTCCAGGCCCGCCTTCTGCAGCGCGTCGACGTGCTCGGCGCCGAATTCGAGCGGGGTCCGGCTAATGGCCACCGCGGCATCCCGGATGGCGGCCCAGTCCGCCCGCCCCAAATCGATGTCGGCGCCGTCGTCGAGGAGGCGGTCGATGG from Corynebacterium confusum includes these protein-coding regions:
- the pepN gene encoding aminopeptidase N; this encodes MTSTNLTRDEAQHRSQMLRVNHYDVALDLTQSDTHFISTTRVDFSCLRPGSTFLDLRAEEILDVRLSGAPLPTAAYDPEYGIPLSGLQVADYTVEVTARIPYSRTGEGLHRFVDPADDQPYLYTQFETADAKRVFACFDQPDLKATYDLSFAVPEGWRVITNGPATQRGNTFSCHLDYPLSTYLIAVCAGPYVEFTDTWRGQLSAHPEGQPAQDLEVPLGLYCRQSLAEHLDHERLFTETKQGFDFYHRNFGFAYPYGKYDQVFVPEFNAGAMENAGCVTIRDEYVFASQATHYMYERRADTILHELAHMWFGDLVTMQWWNDLWLNESFATWSAAISQAEQTQYDTAWVTFANVEKAWAYQQDQLPTTHPISTDASDIETVEQNFDGITYAKGASVLKQLQAYVGRENFFAGVRRHFSAHAWANATFDDLLRHLTEASGRDLSFWAQQWLKTTGVNSLRARFNVTDGAYTDFAVEQTGDTLRTHRVAVGLYRLDGGKVTRYQRVEMDIDGASTDVADLVGAPAADLVLVNDDDLTYALQDLDPASRDFVVDHIDKIADPMARTLCWSAAWEMTRAGSMRARDFIALVARGAAAETELSVLERILTQAVQAQLRYADPAWAKDSSLLADALVAGARSDDEQRRLVFAKALGTLPLTEASRDYFREVTETSEDNGMRWRALAALVADGAGEDAGQLIDAELERDNSATGYQASLKARAAVNTPENKQAVWRELVDGQLGNRDTGSKLAGLVFPGAEDNLPSEDYFEVAEKIWDGQSHEIALATVTGLFPSWDVSQDTVDRAEEFLRRDLPTGLRRVVTEQRDRTARAVRNRAVDAS
- a CDS encoding SDR family oxidoreductase, translated to MTNQEQTKTAVVTGATGGMGREIVADLSRDHHVVAIGRNAERLTELESPGVTCVRADLTEDFDLPDLDRVDVLVHAAAIAQRRSVASASREDWEGHLSINVVAPAMLTQRLLPALQQAGGTVVFINSGAGRGGFGDNVVYAATKHALYALADGLRKSEHGIRVSTVAPGPTDTEMLQGLTDYNREEVIAPVEVARAIRAVVDAGPTTQLTEIQVRPRVE
- a CDS encoding UTRA domain-containing protein — protein: MAIAETERVWSVKRLHTVDGTPALYSRHFVPASDLQAHWAGREPASYRQSLEPALPNAVEQKALRLSRTTPILRVQRCALDAAGRPLDFTEMALRGDVAELHLDI
- a CDS encoding ribose-5-phosphate isomerase encodes the protein MRVYLGADHAGFETKNLIAQHLSDAGHEVIDCGAHTFDPEDDYPAFCIEAAQRTVNDPGSLGIVLGGSGNGEQIAANKVEGARCALAWSEETARLAREHNNAQLIGIGGRMHTPEQALDIVDAFLDQEWSGAERHQRRIDILADYERTGIAPEIPEA
- a CDS encoding DUF1542 domain-containing protein; protein product: MDLLILLIVVGGGVAWWASSNNKKKTEQRQQQQLEDAQAEARRWIERLGGQVMSLSGTDKASQQAMADASERFTAANSAISRANTTKQAQLARESALEGLHYVNAAREIMGMDPGPELPPLEGQRKAGKVTERRTVDAGGQEITASPYASDETPNYYPGGTVAGRPVPAGWYSRPWWADAMATGVWMMGYSMMFNAMFAGMAGVGYSGEEAAAGDFSDGGDMGDAGDAGDMGDGGDMGDAGDMGGDGDGLFDGGIFDGGLLGGDGFDFDF
- a CDS encoding anaerobic C4-dicarboxylate transporter, with the protein product MLATVLAPDSVLAIVLQVAIILVALVLGTRYGGLGLGLISGIGLLLMVFVFGLAPGEPPVSVMLTIIAVIGCAATLQQARGLEVMMQFAEKILRAHPERITILAPLTTWFLTVLCGTGHVVYTMFPIIEDIALKKGIRPERPMAVASTSAQMGITASPVSVATVSLASILAEHAGAIDQAYSIPQILMVAIPASLSGVILAALWSLRRGKDLDKDPVFQERMKDPEFAESIKNSSHSLIGVEFPKEAKRSVVIFLVAIVCVVFLGAFEFLRPLVPGEDGELSPVSMNLVIQMVMLVAGAVILMSCKVEHKKIASTPVFKAGMTAVFSVFGVAWMADTFFQAHIDALEASLGDVVAQAPWAYAVVLIIVSKLVNSQGAALVAIAPIGLQLGIDPAVIVGFYGAVYGYFILPTYPSDLACIGFDRTGTTRIGKFVINHSFIIPGSISVLTSCVVGSLLAQVLL
- a CDS encoding mycothiol-dependent nitroreductase Rv2466c family protein, with product MTQQVKFWFDVSCPFAWATSRWIKEAEKVRDIEVTFVPMSLSVLNEGRDLDPAYMEAMEANWGPARVFARVATQEPAKVDELYTAMGTLVHVDGNAGKKGYGAYDEVIAQALDQAGLDAAYAEVANTTDADAELKRFHQEGIDSVGEDVGTPVVKLGETAFFGPVITRIPRGEEAGELFDAAVKLAEFPYFFELKRTRTEMPAAE